In one Melaminivora jejuensis genomic region, the following are encoded:
- the serA gene encoding phosphoglycerate dehydrogenase, with amino-acid sequence MPKTSLDKSKIKFLLFEGIHQSAVDALAAAGYINVERLPGALEGQELHDKIADAHFVGLRSRTQLTAEVLAHASKLVAVGAFCIGTNQIDLKAARERGIAVFNAPYSNTRSVAELVLAQSILLLRGIPEKNAVAHRGGWLKSAEGAFEARGKTLGIVGYGAIGSQLSVLAESLGMHVIFHDVVAKLPLGNAHQAASLQALLAESDIVSLHVPELASTQWMIGAAQIAAMKRGAILINASRGTVVEIDPLAEAIRSGHLAGAAIDVFPKEPKSNKDEFVSPLRGLDNVILTPHIGGSTMEAQANIGVEVAAKLIRYSDNGTSTSSVNFPEVALPAHEGKHRLLHVHQNVPGVLSQINRILSDNDINISAQYLQTREDIGYVVIDLDARSSDVALEKLAQVPGTLRTRVLF; translated from the coding sequence GCCCAAGACATCCCTGGACAAGAGCAAGATCAAGTTTCTGCTGTTCGAAGGCATCCACCAAAGTGCCGTCGATGCGCTGGCCGCCGCCGGCTATATCAACGTGGAGCGGCTGCCCGGCGCGCTGGAGGGGCAGGAGTTGCACGACAAGATTGCCGATGCGCACTTTGTCGGCCTGCGCTCGCGCACCCAGCTCACTGCCGAGGTGCTGGCGCACGCCTCCAAGCTGGTTGCCGTGGGGGCGTTTTGCATCGGCACCAACCAGATCGACCTGAAGGCGGCGCGCGAGCGCGGCATCGCCGTGTTCAACGCGCCGTATTCCAACACCCGCTCGGTGGCCGAGCTGGTGCTGGCGCAAAGCATTCTGCTGCTGCGCGGCATCCCCGAAAAGAACGCTGTGGCGCATCGGGGCGGCTGGCTCAAGAGTGCTGAAGGCGCGTTCGAGGCGCGCGGCAAGACGCTGGGCATCGTTGGCTATGGCGCCATCGGCTCGCAGTTGTCGGTACTGGCCGAGAGCCTGGGGATGCACGTCATCTTCCATGACGTGGTGGCCAAGCTGCCCCTGGGCAACGCCCACCAGGCGGCGTCGCTGCAGGCGCTGCTGGCCGAATCCGACATCGTCAGCCTGCATGTGCCTGAGCTGGCCTCGACCCAGTGGATGATCGGCGCGGCGCAGATCGCCGCCATGAAGCGCGGCGCCATCCTGATCAATGCCTCGCGCGGCACGGTGGTGGAGATCGACCCGCTGGCCGAGGCCATCAGGAGCGGCCACTTGGCGGGCGCCGCCATCGACGTCTTCCCCAAGGAGCCCAAGAGCAACAAGGACGAGTTCGTCTCGCCCTTGCGCGGGCTGGACAACGTGATCCTGACGCCGCACATCGGCGGCTCGACCATGGAAGCGCAGGCCAACATCGGCGTCGAGGTGGCGGCCAAGCTGATCCGCTACAGCGACAACGGCACCAGCACCTCGTCGGTCAACTTCCCCGAGGTTGCGCTGCCGGCGCACGAGGGCAAGCACCGCCTGCTGCACGTGCATCAGAACGTGCCGGGCGTGCTCTCGCAGATCAACCGCATCCTGTCGGACAACGACATCAACATCTCGGCCCAGTACCTGCAGACGCGCGAGGACATCGGCTACGTGGTCATCGACCTGGATGCCCGCTCGTCCGATGTGGCGCTGGAAAAGCTCGCCCAGGTGCCGGGCACGCTGCGCACGCGCGTACTGTTCTGA
- a CDS encoding GMP reductase — translation MEIFDYDNILLLPRKCRVQSRAECDASVELGGRRFKLPVVPSNMKTVVDEKICTWLAQNGYFYVMHRFDLDNVQFVRDMQAKGCFASISLGVKKPDYDTVDQFVAQGLCPEYITIDIAHGHADTVKDMIGYLKAKLPGAFVIAGNVGTPEAVIDLENWGADATKVGIGPGKVCITKLKTGFGTGGWQLSAVKWCARVATKPLIADGGIRSHGDIAKSIRFGATMIMVGSLFAGHEESPGETVEEGGERFKEYYGSASDFNKGEYRHVEGKRILEPIKGRLADTLIEMEQDVQSSISYSGGTRLMDIRKVNYVILGGDNAGEHLLM, via the coding sequence ATGGAAATCTTCGACTACGACAACATCCTGCTGCTGCCGCGCAAGTGCCGCGTGCAAAGCCGCGCCGAGTGCGACGCCAGCGTGGAACTCGGCGGGCGCCGCTTCAAGCTGCCCGTGGTGCCGTCCAACATGAAAACCGTGGTGGACGAAAAAATCTGTACCTGGCTGGCGCAGAACGGCTACTTCTACGTCATGCACCGTTTCGATCTGGACAACGTGCAGTTTGTGCGCGACATGCAGGCCAAGGGCTGCTTCGCCTCAATCTCGCTGGGCGTGAAAAAACCCGATTACGACACGGTGGATCAATTTGTCGCGCAGGGCCTGTGCCCCGAGTACATCACCATCGACATCGCCCACGGCCACGCCGACACGGTGAAGGACATGATCGGCTACCTCAAGGCCAAGCTGCCCGGCGCCTTCGTGATTGCCGGCAACGTCGGCACGCCCGAGGCGGTGATCGACCTGGAAAACTGGGGCGCGGACGCCACCAAGGTCGGCATCGGCCCGGGCAAGGTCTGCATCACCAAGCTCAAGACCGGCTTCGGCACAGGCGGCTGGCAGTTGTCGGCAGTCAAATGGTGCGCCCGCGTGGCTACCAAGCCCCTCATTGCTGACGGTGGCATCAGAAGCCACGGCGACATCGCCAAGAGCATCCGCTTCGGCGCCACCATGATCATGGTTGGCTCGCTGTTTGCCGGCCACGAAGAGTCGCCCGGCGAGACGGTGGAGGAAGGCGGCGAGCGCTTCAAGGAGTACTACGGCTCGGCCTCGGACTTCAACAAGGGCGAATATCGCCACGTCGAGGGCAAGCGCATCCTGGAGCCCATCAAGGGCCGCCTGGCCGACACGCTCATCGAGATGGAGCAGGACGTGCAAAGCTCGATCAGCTACTCGGGCGGCACCAGGCTGATGGACATCCGCAAGGTGAACTACGTGATCCTGGGCGGCGACAACGCCGGCGAGCACCTGCTGATGTGA
- a CDS encoding OmpA family protein: protein MKRRPDALAPALALVALAAGAAPALAEPAADVLRSDRSLARQATRLTPAEAPATALQPRDAAGALAVQGGATRLAPIAGPVTLLRAAEVPPIRLERTRALLAALHAHATPQQAIAFDLPADVLFDFDRAQLRADAALVLERAAQLIQSYPRAPLRVVGHTDAKGGDAYNDALSLRRAQAVAEALRERTGRQAHVQGRGRSEPVAANTLPDGSDDPQGRQRNRRVQILIEPLGHASSRAGLDG, encoded by the coding sequence ATGAAGCGGCGGCCTGATGCCCTGGCGCCGGCGCTCGCGCTGGTTGCGCTGGCCGCTGGCGCAGCGCCTGCCCTGGCTGAACCGGCGGCGGATGTGCTGCGCAGCGACCGGTCTCTGGCTCGGCAGGCCACCAGGCTCACGCCCGCCGAGGCGCCTGCCACCGCACTGCAGCCCCGGGATGCCGCTGGCGCGCTGGCAGTGCAGGGCGGCGCAACCCGGCTCGCGCCTATTGCTGGCCCGGTCACGCTGCTGCGCGCCGCCGAAGTGCCGCCTATCCGCCTGGAGCGCACGCGTGCGCTGCTGGCCGCACTGCACGCGCACGCCACGCCGCAGCAAGCCATTGCCTTCGACTTGCCAGCCGACGTGCTGTTCGACTTCGACCGGGCGCAATTGCGTGCCGATGCGGCACTTGTGCTGGAGCGCGCGGCGCAATTGATCCAAAGCTATCCCCGAGCGCCGCTGCGGGTGGTGGGGCATACCGATGCGAAGGGTGGTGATGCCTACAACGATGCCTTGTCGCTGCGCCGCGCCCAGGCGGTCGCCGAGGCGCTGCGCGAGCGTACCGGGCGGCAGGCGCACGTCCAGGGCCGGGGCCGGAGCGAGCCGGTGGCAGCCAATACCCTGCCGGATGGGAGCGACGACCCACAGGGCCGCCAGCGCAACCGGCGCGTGCAGATCCTGATCGAGCCGCTCGGGCATGCGAGCAGCCGAGCCGGGCTGGACGGCTGA
- a CDS encoding BPSS1780 family membrane protein yields MKLRIVPARTGLEWTRLGVRVFWRQPMALAALFFLSMAAISLATALPLVGPAIALALLPSATLVMMVAAAEAYRGQTPTPQLLLVAFRTGRQRMNAMLILGALYAGGFLLIMGLSALVDGGDFARVYMGGAPLTRELAESGSFQAAMWLALLLYVPLSLLFWHAPGLVHWHGVPPVKALFFSIVACVRNLGAFMVYGLAWLGVFMIAGMVVSLAVALLSGLGLGVGVAGGVMVGTAMMLASMFFTSVVFTFRDSFEAPEAAEPPPQDDAAA; encoded by the coding sequence ATGAAGCTGCGCATCGTCCCCGCACGCACCGGCCTGGAGTGGACGCGCCTGGGCGTGCGCGTGTTCTGGCGCCAGCCCATGGCGCTGGCGGCGCTGTTCTTTTTGTCCATGGCGGCGATCTCGCTGGCCACGGCGCTGCCGCTGGTCGGCCCGGCCATCGCCCTGGCGCTGCTGCCCTCGGCCACGTTGGTCATGATGGTCGCCGCCGCCGAGGCCTACCGTGGCCAGACGCCCACGCCGCAGCTGCTGCTGGTGGCCTTTCGCACCGGGCGCCAGCGCATGAACGCCATGCTGATCCTGGGTGCGCTGTACGCCGGGGGCTTTCTGCTGATCATGGGCCTGTCGGCGCTGGTCGATGGCGGCGACTTTGCACGCGTCTATATGGGCGGCGCACCGCTGACGCGCGAGTTGGCCGAGTCGGGCAGCTTCCAGGCCGCCATGTGGCTGGCGCTGTTGCTTTATGTCCCGCTGTCGCTGCTGTTCTGGCACGCGCCGGGCCTGGTGCATTGGCACGGCGTGCCGCCGGTCAAGGCGCTGTTTTTCAGCATCGTCGCCTGCGTGCGCAATCTGGGCGCATTCATGGTCTATGGCCTGGCCTGGCTGGGCGTGTTCATGATCGCCGGCATGGTGGTCAGCCTGGCGGTGGCGCTGCTGTCCGGCCTGGGCCTGGGCGTCGGCGTGGCCGGCGGCGTCATGGTGGGCACGGCCATGATGCTGGCGTCGATGTTCTTCACCTCGGTGGTCTTCACCTTCCGCGACAGCTTCGAGGCGCCCGAGGCAGCCGAGCCGCCGCCCCAGGACGACGCAGCAGCCTGA
- a CDS encoding homoserine kinase yields the protein MAVYTEVSSKDARELLRRLQLGKLLALQGIEGGIENTNYFVTAEAGEYVLTLFERLTHEQLPFYLHLMHHLAHAGIPVPDPQADKRGAILHTVAGKPAALATRLRGKSQLTPQASHCAAVGAMLARMHLAGQDYARSQPNLRGLPWWNETVPVVLPYLTSEQAALLQSELAYQNHIAAGSSYAALPRGPIHADLFRDNVMFEGEELTGFFDFYFAGVDTWLFDLAVSLNDWAIDLPTGQHDSERAAAMLAAYQGVRPLTAAERELLPALLRAGALRFWISRLWDFYLPREASLLKPHDPAHFERVLRQRVQHPPAWLLSP from the coding sequence ATGGCCGTCTATACCGAAGTCTCCAGCAAGGACGCGCGCGAGTTGCTGCGCCGCCTGCAACTGGGCAAGCTGCTCGCCCTCCAGGGCATAGAGGGCGGCATCGAGAACACCAACTATTTCGTCACCGCCGAGGCGGGCGAGTACGTGCTGACCCTGTTCGAGCGCCTGACGCACGAGCAGCTGCCGTTCTACCTGCACCTGATGCACCACCTGGCGCACGCCGGCATCCCGGTGCCCGACCCGCAGGCCGACAAGCGCGGCGCCATCCTGCACACCGTAGCCGGCAAGCCCGCCGCCCTGGCCACCCGGCTGCGCGGCAAGAGCCAGCTGACGCCCCAGGCCAGCCACTGCGCCGCCGTGGGCGCCATGCTGGCGCGTATGCATCTGGCCGGGCAGGACTACGCGCGCAGCCAGCCCAACCTGCGCGGCCTGCCCTGGTGGAACGAGACCGTGCCGGTGGTACTGCCCTACCTCACGAGCGAGCAGGCAGCGCTGCTGCAGTCCGAGCTGGCCTACCAGAACCACATCGCCGCAGGCAGCAGCTACGCCGCCCTGCCGCGCGGACCCATCCATGCCGACCTGTTTCGCGACAACGTGATGTTCGAAGGCGAGGAGCTGACGGGCTTTTTCGACTTCTACTTCGCCGGCGTGGACACCTGGCTGTTCGACCTGGCCGTGAGCCTCAACGACTGGGCCATCGACCTGCCCACCGGCCAGCACGACAGCGAGCGCGCCGCCGCCATGCTGGCCGCCTACCAGGGCGTACGCCCGCTCACCGCCGCCGAGCGCGAACTGCTGCCAGCCCTGCTGCGCGCCGGGGCGCTGCGCTTTTGGATCTCGCGGCTGTGGGACTTTTACCTGCCGCGCGAGGCCAGCTTGCTCAAACCGCACGACCCGGCCCACTTCGAGCGCGTGCTGCGCCAGCGGGTGCAGCATCCGCCGGCCTGGCTGCTGTCGCCATGA
- a CDS encoding serine hydrolase domain-containing protein has product MRRATRIALGALAVLVLAGAAGWASLDRETRGLLQALPTNRDILFWSVPQRDAAFRAMDRISLLAKWRTMHAGATPRELPAGEPLVLPIDVDAFMAGQRSANLLIVQGGKLRLERYGLGFDQHGRWTSFSVAKSFTSTLAGAAVKDGFIKSLDDKVSQYIPEMKGSAYDDVSVRQLLTMTSGVAWNEDYADPSSDVARFNNHQPEAGVDALVSYLRRLPRAAPAGERWNYSTGETNLVGVLINRATGRTLADYLEEKVWRPAGMQQDGTWLLSKSGQEISGCCIQAAARDYARFGQFILEGARAGGAAGTSILPDGWLQEATRKHADIDVPGRGYGYQWWTYDDGSYSARGIFGQGIFIDPQRQLVIVTNANWAGGARDPQALPAREEFYRTVQQAIDQEAARAAQPQQ; this is encoded by the coding sequence ATGAGGCGCGCCACCCGCATCGCCCTGGGGGCGCTGGCCGTACTGGTGCTGGCCGGCGCTGCCGGCTGGGCCAGCCTGGATCGGGAAACGCGCGGCCTGCTCCAGGCACTGCCGACCAACCGCGACATCCTGTTCTGGAGTGTGCCGCAGCGCGACGCGGCCTTTCGTGCCATGGACAGGATCTCGCTGCTGGCCAAGTGGCGCACCATGCACGCCGGCGCCACGCCGCGCGAGCTGCCGGCAGGCGAGCCGCTGGTGCTGCCCATCGACGTCGATGCCTTCATGGCCGGGCAGCGCAGCGCCAATTTGCTGATCGTGCAAGGGGGCAAACTGCGCCTGGAGCGCTACGGCCTGGGCTTTGACCAGCACGGGCGCTGGACGAGCTTTTCCGTGGCCAAGTCCTTCACCTCGACGCTGGCCGGCGCAGCCGTCAAGGACGGTTTCATCAAGAGCCTGGATGACAAGGTCAGCCAGTACATCCCCGAGATGAAAGGCTCGGCATACGACGACGTGAGCGTACGCCAGCTGCTGACCATGACCTCGGGCGTGGCCTGGAACGAGGACTACGCCGACCCCAGCTCGGACGTAGCGCGCTTCAACAACCACCAGCCTGAAGCAGGCGTGGACGCGCTGGTCAGCTACCTGCGCCGCCTGCCGCGCGCCGCGCCGGCGGGCGAGCGCTGGAACTACAGCACCGGCGAGACCAACCTGGTCGGCGTGCTGATCAACCGCGCCACAGGCCGCACCCTGGCCGACTATCTGGAAGAAAAAGTCTGGCGCCCGGCAGGGATGCAGCAGGACGGCACGTGGCTTTTGAGCAAGAGCGGGCAGGAGATCAGCGGCTGCTGCATCCAGGCGGCGGCGCGCGACTATGCGCGCTTTGGCCAGTTCATCCTGGAAGGCGCGCGCGCCGGTGGTGCTGCCGGTACCAGCATTCTGCCGGACGGCTGGCTGCAGGAGGCCACGCGCAAGCACGCCGACATCGATGTGCCGGGGCGGGGCTATGGCTACCAGTGGTGGACGTATGACGACGGCAGCTACAGCGCGCGCGGCATCTTCGGCCAGGGCATCTTCATCGACCCGCAGCGCCAGCTGGTCATCGTGACCAATGCCAACTGGGCCGGCGGGGCGCGCGATCCGCAGGCGCTGCCGGCACGCGAGGAGTTCTACCGCACGGTGCAGCAGGCCATCGACCAGGAGGCGGCGCGCGCTGCGCAGCCGCAGCAGTAA
- the polA gene encoding DNA polymerase I: protein MTDNDERQTLLLVDGSSYLYRAFHAMPDLRAVPGDPASPATGAIRGMVNMLSALQKDVPAEYAACVFDASGPTFRDELYPDYKANRSAMPDDLRAQIAPIHEVVQLLGWPLLCIPGVEADDVIGTLARHAAARGLRVIIASGDKDLAQLVDERITIIDTMSGKRRDVAGVSEEFGVPPGLMVDFQALVGDAVDNVPGVAKVGPKTAAKWLAEHGSLDALMARADTIKGVAGQNLRAALDWLPTGRKLLTIKTDCALDEYLPGYPDAIDSIAVSANQTRELADFYEKYGFRSLARALQGGSAESAVGDVASAGATELAEAAQQREVAYDIILDWPDFERWLVRLQAAPLVALDTETTSLDELRARIVGLSFSVEPGSAAYIPLAHDGPDVPEQLPLDEVLARLKPWLEDAAAPKLGQHIKYDRHVLANHGIQVRGYVHDTMLQSYVLEVHRPHGLASLAERHTGRTGLSYEDLCGKGAKQIPFSQVAVEQAAAYACEDSDQTLDVHRVLWPQLQADEKLRAIYELEIACSETLFRIERNGVLIDADLLAAQSRDLGQRIVALEQQAYEIAGQPFNLGSPKQLGEIFFDKLGMPVIKKTATGARSTDEEVLEKLAENYPLPARLLEHRSLCKLKGTYTDKLGQLADPRTGRVHTHYAQAVAVTGRLSSNEPNLQNIPIRTAEGRRIREAFIAPPGRLIASCDYSQIELRIMAHISGDAALLAAFSQGLDVHRATAAEVFGVALEQVTSEQRRYAKTINFGLIYGMSSFGLAKALGISNGAAKNYIDRYFERYPGVKRYMDNTRLEAKERGYVETVFGRRLYLPEINSPNGPRRSGAERAAINAPMQGTAADLIKMAMVQVQALLDSDRPEVLMVMQVHDELVFELPEGELQWLQESIPRVMAGVAQLKVPLVAEVGAGGNWEEAH, encoded by the coding sequence ATGACCGACAACGACGAACGCCAGACCCTGCTGCTGGTCGATGGCTCCAGCTACCTGTACCGGGCCTTCCACGCCATGCCCGACCTGCGCGCTGTGCCGGGCGACCCGGCTAGCCCGGCCACCGGCGCCATTCGCGGCATGGTCAACATGCTGAGCGCCCTGCAAAAGGACGTGCCAGCCGAGTACGCCGCCTGTGTGTTCGATGCCAGCGGCCCCACCTTCCGCGACGAGCTGTATCCCGACTACAAGGCCAATCGCAGCGCCATGCCCGACGACCTGCGCGCGCAGATTGCGCCCATCCATGAGGTCGTGCAGTTGCTGGGCTGGCCGCTCCTGTGCATCCCGGGCGTGGAGGCCGACGACGTGATCGGCACCCTGGCCAGGCACGCCGCCGCACGCGGCCTGCGCGTCATCATCGCCAGCGGCGACAAGGACTTGGCGCAGCTGGTCGATGAGCGCATCACCATCATCGACACCATGAGCGGCAAGCGCCGCGATGTGGCCGGGGTGAGCGAGGAGTTCGGCGTGCCGCCCGGGCTGATGGTGGACTTTCAGGCCCTGGTGGGGGACGCCGTGGACAACGTGCCGGGCGTGGCCAAGGTTGGCCCCAAGACGGCTGCCAAGTGGCTGGCCGAGCACGGCTCGCTGGACGCGCTGATGGCCCGCGCCGACACCATCAAGGGCGTGGCCGGGCAGAACCTGCGCGCCGCGCTGGACTGGCTGCCCACCGGGCGCAAGCTGCTGACCATCAAGACCGACTGCGCGCTGGACGAGTACCTGCCGGGCTATCCTGATGCTATTGATTCAATAGCTGTTAGCGCAAACCAGACAAGGGAATTGGCCGATTTTTATGAAAAATACGGCTTTCGCTCCCTGGCCCGCGCCCTGCAGGGTGGCAGCGCCGAAAGTGCCGTGGGCGATGTCGCCAGTGCCGGTGCCACCGAGCTGGCCGAGGCTGCCCAGCAGCGCGAAGTGGCCTACGACATCATCCTGGACTGGCCGGACTTCGAGCGCTGGCTGGTGCGCCTGCAGGCCGCGCCGCTGGTGGCGCTGGACACCGAAACCACCTCGCTCGACGAGCTGCGTGCGCGCATCGTCGGCCTGAGCTTCAGCGTCGAGCCGGGCAGTGCCGCCTACATCCCGCTGGCGCACGACGGCCCGGACGTGCCTGAGCAACTGCCGCTGGACGAGGTGCTGGCGCGCCTCAAGCCCTGGCTGGAGGATGCGGCAGCGCCAAAATTAGGCCAGCACATCAAATACGACCGCCACGTGCTGGCCAACCACGGCATCCAGGTGCGCGGCTACGTCCACGACACCATGCTGCAAAGCTACGTGCTGGAAGTCCACAGGCCGCACGGCCTGGCCAGCCTGGCCGAGCGCCATACGGGCCGCACCGGGCTGTCCTATGAAGACCTGTGCGGCAAGGGCGCCAAGCAAATCCCGTTCTCGCAGGTGGCGGTGGAGCAGGCAGCGGCCTATGCCTGCGAGGACTCGGATCAGACGCTGGATGTCCACCGCGTGCTGTGGCCGCAGTTGCAGGCCGACGAAAAGCTGCGCGCCATCTACGAGCTGGAGATCGCCTGCAGCGAGACGCTGTTTCGCATCGAAAGGAATGGCGTGCTGATCGACGCCGACTTGCTGGCCGCGCAAAGCCGCGACCTGGGCCAGCGCATCGTGGCGCTGGAGCAGCAGGCCTACGAGATCGCCGGTCAGCCCTTCAACCTGGGCAGCCCGAAGCAGCTGGGCGAGATCTTTTTCGACAAGCTGGGTATGCCGGTCATCAAGAAGACCGCCACCGGCGCGCGCTCCACCGATGAGGAAGTGCTGGAAAAACTGGCCGAGAACTACCCGCTGCCGGCCAGGCTGCTGGAGCACCGCAGCTTGTGCAAGCTCAAGGGGACGTACACCGACAAACTGGGCCAGCTGGCCGACCCGCGCACCGGGCGCGTACACACGCACTACGCGCAGGCCGTGGCGGTCACGGGCCGGCTGTCGAGCAACGAACCCAATCTGCAGAACATCCCCATCCGCACGGCGGAGGGCCGGCGCATCCGCGAGGCCTTCATCGCCCCGCCGGGCCGCCTGATCGCCAGCTGCGACTACAGCCAGATCGAGCTGCGCATCATGGCGCACATCAGCGGCGATGCGGCCCTGCTGGCCGCCTTCAGCCAGGGGCTGGACGTACACCGCGCCACGGCGGCGGAAGTCTTCGGCGTGGCGCTGGAGCAGGTCACCAGCGAGCAGCGCCGCTATGCCAAGACCATCAACTTCGGGCTGATCTACGGCATGAGCAGCTTCGGCCTGGCCAAAGCCCTGGGCATCAGCAACGGCGCGGCGAAGAACTACATCGACCGCTACTTCGAGCGCTACCCCGGCGTGAAACGCTACATGGACAACACCCGGCTGGAGGCCAAGGAGCGCGGCTATGTGGAGACCGTCTTTGGCCGGCGCCTGTACCTGCCCGAGATCAACTCGCCCAACGGCCCGCGCAGGAGCGGCGCCGAGCGCGCCGCCATCAACGCGCCCATGCAGGGCACGGCGGCAGACCTGATCAAGATGGCCATGGTGCAGGTGCAGGCGCTGCTGGACAGCGACAGGCCCGAGGTGCTGATGGTCATGCAGGTACACGACGAGCTGGTCTTCGAGCTGCCCGAGGGCGAGCTGCAATGGCTGCAAGAATCGATACCTCGGGTGATGGCCGGCGTGGCGCAGTTGAAAGTGCCGCTGGTGGCCGAGGTGGGCGCGGGAGGCAACTGGGAAGAGGCGCATTGA
- a CDS encoding DUF805 domain-containing protein — protein MSWFLAALQKYATFSGRAQRAEYWYFVLFYLLIVLVLSIVDAFTGTFDREGGVGLLSGLFSLALFIPSLAVAVRRLHDIGRSGWWLLIGLIPLVGAFVLLVFAVQDSQPGSNAYGPNPKTGTG, from the coding sequence ATGAGCTGGTTCCTCGCCGCCCTCCAGAAATACGCCACTTTCTCCGGCCGCGCGCAGCGGGCGGAGTATTGGTATTTCGTGCTGTTTTACTTGCTCATCGTCCTTGTCCTGTCGATCGTCGATGCCTTCACCGGCACGTTCGACAGAGAAGGCGGTGTCGGCTTGCTCAGCGGCTTGTTCAGCCTCGCGCTGTTCATCCCGTCACTGGCCGTGGCGGTGCGTCGTCTGCACGATATCGGGCGCAGTGGCTGGTGGCTGCTCATCGGGCTGATTCCCTTGGTCGGCGCTTTCGTCCTGCTCGTCTTTGCCGTACAGGACAGCCAGCCCGGCAGCAATGCCTACGGCCCCAACCCCAAGACCGGCACCGGCTGA
- a CDS encoding fumarate hydratase: protein MTTTIRYHDLVESIAGALQYISYYHPADYIQHLARAWEREQSPAAKDAMAQILTNSKMAAYGHRPICQDTGIVNVFLKLGMDVRFEGFAADQSLEDAINEGVRRGYNHPDNTLRASVVADPHFARKNTRDNTPAVINVQLVPGDKLDITVAAKGGGSENKSKMVMMNPSDSLVDWVLKTVPEMGAGWCPPGMLGIGIGGTAEKAVLLAKESLMDDLDMHELQARNARGEKLTQVDERRLELYEKVNALGIGAQGLGGLSTVLDVKIRMYPTHAASKPVAMIPNCAATRHAHFVMDGSGPVYLEAPSIDLWPQVDWAPNTETSKRVDLNTLTREEVASWKPGQTLLLNGKMLTGRDAAHKRIQDMLARGEKLPVDFTNRVIYYVGPVDPVGDEAVGPAGPTTATRMDKFTDMMLEQTGLIAMIGKAERGPVAIEAIKRHRSAYLMAVGGAAYLVSKAIKQARVVGFEDLGMEAIYEFDVVDMPVTVAVDAGGTSAHITGPAEWQKRIASGEFRGIEVVPA, encoded by the coding sequence ATGACCACCACCATCCGCTACCACGACCTGGTCGAATCCATTGCCGGCGCGCTGCAATACATCAGCTACTACCACCCGGCAGACTACATCCAGCACCTGGCGCGCGCCTGGGAGCGCGAGCAATCCCCGGCGGCCAAGGATGCGATGGCGCAAATCCTGACCAACAGCAAAATGGCCGCCTACGGCCACCGCCCGATCTGCCAGGACACGGGCATCGTCAACGTCTTTCTGAAGCTGGGCATGGATGTGCGCTTCGAGGGCTTTGCCGCCGACCAGAGCCTGGAGGACGCCATCAACGAAGGCGTGCGCCGCGGCTACAACCACCCGGACAATACGCTGCGCGCCAGCGTCGTGGCCGACCCGCACTTTGCGCGCAAGAACACCCGCGACAACACGCCCGCCGTCATCAACGTTCAACTGGTGCCGGGCGACAAGCTGGACATCACCGTCGCGGCCAAGGGCGGCGGCAGCGAGAACAAGTCCAAGATGGTCATGATGAACCCCAGCGACAGCCTGGTGGACTGGGTGCTCAAGACCGTGCCCGAGATGGGCGCCGGCTGGTGCCCGCCGGGGATGCTGGGCATCGGCATCGGCGGCACGGCGGAAAAGGCCGTGCTGCTGGCCAAGGAAAGCCTGATGGACGACCTGGACATGCACGAACTGCAGGCCAGGAATGCGCGCGGCGAGAAGCTGACCCAGGTCGATGAGCGGCGCCTGGAGCTGTACGAGAAGGTCAACGCCCTGGGCATTGGCGCGCAGGGCCTGGGCGGCCTGTCCACCGTGCTGGACGTGAAGATCAGGATGTACCCCACGCACGCCGCCAGCAAGCCCGTGGCCATGATCCCCAACTGCGCGGCCACGCGGCACGCGCATTTCGTCATGGACGGCAGCGGCCCGGTCTATCTGGAGGCCCCCAGCATCGACCTGTGGCCGCAGGTGGACTGGGCACCCAACACCGAGACCAGCAAGCGCGTCGATCTCAACACCCTGACCCGCGAGGAAGTCGCCAGCTGGAAGCCCGGCCAGACACTGCTCTTGAACGGCAAGATGCTGACGGGCCGCGACGCCGCGCACAAGCGCATCCAGGACATGCTGGCGCGGGGCGAGAAACTGCCGGTGGACTTCACCAACCGCGTCATCTATTACGTCGGCCCGGTCGATCCGGTGGGGGATGAAGCGGTCGGCCCGGCTGGCCCGACCACGGCCACGCGCATGGACAAGTTCACCGACATGATGCTGGAGCAAACCGGCCTGATCGCCATGATCGGCAAGGCCGAGCGCGGTCCGGTGGCGATTGAGGCCATCAAGCGCCACCGCAGCGCCTACCTCATGGCCGTGGGCGGCGCGGCCTACCTGGTCAGCAAGGCCATCAAGCAGGCGCGCGTGGTCGGCTTCGAGGATCTGGGCATGGAGGCCATCTACGAATTCGACGTGGTGGACATGCCGGTCACGGTGGCGGTCGATGCAGGAGGTACCAGCGCGCACATCACCGGGCCGGCCGAGTGGCAAAAGCGCATTGCGAGTGGGGAGTTCAGGGGGATTGAGGTAGTTCCGGCCTGA